The segment TCACCGGTCTCGGAGGAGTAGCTGCCGGTCACCTTCTGGTGGCCGCTCTTAAAGGTCAGCTCCACGGTGTGCACCAGCTGGAACCAGCTCTCATAAGCAGTGTCGCTGATGCGGTAGACCAGCACAAAGGTCTTTTCTTCGTTCGGCTGCAATTCGTAGTCCTTCTGGGTCCACCAGCTGTCGCCGCTGGCGTTGTCCGCAAAGCCAAAGTAGATGGGCGATGCAGCAGAATGGTCGATCTCAGCCGGGAAGTTGTCGGCGGTCAGGGTGACGGCACGGCTGCTGACGTTTTTCAGGGTGACAACCACCTTGACCACATGGATGGTGCCATATTCCTCGGTGCCAATGATCTCACGGCCCGCCTTGCCGCTCACATAGCCAATGCCATTTACGGTGCCGGGAATTTCAACATCTTTGCCGCCGCCGCAGGCGGTCAGGGTGCCGGTGAGCCCTGCCGCAAGCAGTGCTGCGCCGGAAAGTTTAAGGAATGCGCGTCTTGAAAGATTTTCCATGTTTTCTACCTCCTGCCCCAAAACAAGGGCTTTTTGTACAGTATACCATGGCTAAAAACGGG is part of the Faecalibacterium sp. HTF-F genome and harbors:
- a CDS encoding twin-arginine translocation signal domain-containing protein, with product MENLSRRAFLKLSGAALLAAGLTGTLTACGGGKDVEIPGTVNGIGYVSGKAGREIIGTEEYGTIHVVKVVVTLKNVSSRAVTLTADNFPAEIDHSAASPIYFGFADNASGDSWWTQKDYELQPNEEKTFVLVYRISDTAYESWFQLVHTVELTFKSGHQKVTGSYSSETGELVVGEVEKA